One genomic segment of Pseudomonas sp. RU47 includes these proteins:
- the rpmF gene encoding 50S ribosomal protein L32 — translation MAVQQNKKSRSARDMRRSHDALEASTLSVEKTTGEVHLRHHVSPEGVYRGRKVIDKGADE, via the coding sequence ATGGCTGTTCAGCAGAACAAAAAATCCCGCTCTGCCCGTGACATGCGCCGTTCGCACGACGCTCTCGAGGCTAGCACCCTGTCTGTAGAAAAAACCACTGGTGAAGTTCACCTGCGTCACCACGTATCGCCAGAAGGCGTATACCGTGGCCGTAAAGTGATCGACAAGGGCGCTGACGAGTAA
- a CDS encoding YceD family protein, with protein MLNDPIPPHVDPRKLADRGTTLQGELLLADLKRLCDPLSDDVGTVQAKFVFERDERKSVVIHSFIDTEVKMVCQRCLELVTLPIHSECSYAVVKEGANTQSLPKGYDVLELGEDPLDLQSLVEEELLLALPIVPAHHPEECQQPAGADEPEPSEDEVTRSNPFSVLAQLKRDPNV; from the coding sequence ATGTTGAATGACCCGATTCCACCTCACGTTGACCCGCGCAAATTGGCTGACCGTGGCACCACCCTTCAAGGTGAACTGCTGCTGGCCGATTTGAAGAGACTCTGCGACCCGCTTTCCGACGATGTCGGTACGGTGCAGGCGAAATTCGTTTTTGAACGAGATGAACGTAAATCTGTGGTGATCCACAGCTTTATCGACACCGAGGTCAAAATGGTTTGCCAGCGTTGTCTTGAGCTGGTCACCCTGCCGATCCACAGCGAATGCAGTTACGCTGTAGTGAAGGAGGGTGCGAATACCCAGTCGTTACCGAAAGGTTATGACGTGCTGGAACTGGGCGAAGATCCATTGGATCTGCAGTCACTGGTCGAAGAAGAGCTTTTGCTCGCTTTGCCTATTGTGCCTGCTCATCATCCGGAAGAATGCCAGCAACCGGCGGGAGCAGATGAGCCCGAACCGAGCGAGGACGAGGTAACGCGGTCCAACCCGTTCAGTGTATTGGCGCAGTTAAAGCGTGACCCAAACGTTTAG
- a CDS encoding Maf family protein — protein MLPLLLASSSTYRRELLARLHLPFVCSSPDIDESHRPGEPAIELVKRLAEQKARALADSHPAHLIIGSDQVAVLGEQIIGKPHTFEKAREQLMAASGASVTFLTGLALLNSQTGQCQVDCVPFTVHMRTLDQASIERYLRIEQPYDCAGSFKAEGLGVSLFQSTEGPDATSLIGLPLIRLIDMLLVEGVQIP, from the coding sequence ATGCTGCCTTTATTACTCGCTTCAAGCTCGACCTATCGTCGGGAATTGCTCGCCCGCCTGCACCTGCCGTTCGTCTGCAGCTCGCCGGATATCGATGAAAGTCATCGCCCGGGCGAGCCTGCCATCGAACTGGTGAAACGCCTTGCCGAGCAAAAAGCCCGGGCGCTGGCTGACAGCCATCCCGCTCATCTGATTATCGGCTCGGATCAGGTAGCCGTCCTCGGCGAACAGATCATCGGCAAGCCGCATACCTTCGAGAAGGCTCGCGAGCAACTGATGGCCGCCAGTGGCGCCAGCGTGACATTCCTGACCGGCCTTGCGCTGCTTAACAGTCAGACCGGCCAGTGCCAGGTCGATTGCGTGCCGTTCACGGTCCACATGCGCACACTGGATCAGGCAAGCATCGAACGCTATTTGCGCATTGAACAGCCTTACGACTGCGCAGGCAGCTTCAAGGCGGAAGGCCTCGGTGTGAGCCTGTTTCAATCTACCGAAGGCCCTGATGCCACCAGCCTGATCGGCCTGCCGCTGATTCGCCTGATCGACATGCTACTGGTTGAAGGCGTGCAGATCCCTTAA
- the sppA gene encoding signal peptide peptidase SppA has protein sequence MTDEWKAPAKASADDGDQKSWKLLEKTLLAGVQEQRRSRRWGIFFKLLTFVYLFVALILFTPLMDMEKSATRGPNYTALIDVTGMIADKEPASADNIVGSLRAAFEDKKVKGVILRINSPGGSPVQSGYVYDEIKRLRGLHPEIKLYAVISDLGASGAYYIASAADQIYADKASLVGSIGVTAAGYGFVGTMEKLGVERRTYTSGEHKSFLDPFQPQKPEETAFWQSVLDTTHKQFINSVKQGRGDRLKDKDHPELFSGLVWSGEQALPLGLIDGLGNASSVARDVIGEKELVDFTVQESPFDRFSKKLGASVAEQLAMWMGFHGPSLR, from the coding sequence ATGACCGACGAATGGAAAGCACCGGCCAAGGCAAGTGCCGACGACGGTGATCAGAAAAGCTGGAAGCTGTTGGAAAAGACGCTGCTGGCCGGTGTTCAGGAGCAGCGGCGTTCACGCCGCTGGGGGATTTTCTTCAAGCTGCTGACCTTTGTTTATCTGTTTGTGGCGCTGATTTTGTTCACGCCGCTGATGGACATGGAAAAGAGCGCTACTCGCGGGCCTAACTACACCGCGTTGATCGACGTCACCGGCATGATCGCCGACAAGGAGCCGGCCAGCGCCGACAACATCGTCGGCAGCCTGCGCGCGGCGTTCGAGGACAAGAAGGTCAAGGGCGTTATCCTGCGGATCAACAGTCCTGGCGGTAGTCCGGTGCAGTCGGGTTATGTGTATGACGAGATCAAGCGTCTGCGCGGCCTGCATCCGGAGATCAAGCTGTATGCGGTGATTTCCGATCTCGGTGCGTCCGGTGCCTATTACATCGCCAGTGCGGCGGATCAAATCTACGCCGACAAGGCCAGTCTGGTCGGTTCGATTGGTGTGACGGCGGCCGGTTACGGTTTTGTCGGCACCATGGAAAAACTGGGTGTTGAGCGCCGCACTTACACCTCAGGTGAGCACAAGTCGTTCCTTGATCCGTTCCAGCCACAGAAGCCTGAGGAGACGGCGTTCTGGCAGAGCGTGCTCGACACGACGCACAAGCAGTTCATCAACAGCGTCAAGCAGGGTCGTGGCGATCGTCTGAAAGACAAGGATCATCCAGAGCTGTTCTCCGGGCTGGTCTGGTCGGGCGAGCAGGCGCTGCCGCTGGGTCTGATCGATGGTCTGGGCAATGCCAGTTCGGTGGCGCGGGACGTGATTGGCGAGAAAGAGTTGGTGGATTTCACCGTTCAAGAATCGCCGTTCGATCGCTTCTCGAAGAAGCTCGGTGCCAGCGTGGCAGAGCAATTGGCGATGTGGATGGGTTTCCACGGGCCTTCGTTGCGCTGA
- a CDS encoding HAD-IA family hydrolase: MRPSDYKLLIFDWDGTLADSIHRIVEAMHSASGRSGFELRDDFAVKGIIGLGLPEAIRTLYPEISDAEMTLFREYYADHYIAAEAVPSPLFEGVVESMASFREQGYHLAVATGKNRRGLDRVLKANGWEDYFDITRAADETASKPHPLMLEQILAHCGVRAEQALMVGDSSFDLLMARNAGMDSVAVSYGAQSIESLQQFEPRLSIDRFSELHAWLAQQA, from the coding sequence GTGCGCCCATCTGATTACAAACTGCTGATTTTCGATTGGGACGGCACCCTGGCCGATTCCATCCATCGGATCGTCGAGGCGATGCACTCGGCATCCGGGCGTTCCGGTTTCGAGTTGCGTGATGATTTCGCTGTCAAAGGCATCATCGGCTTGGGCCTGCCCGAGGCGATTCGCACGCTGTATCCCGAAATCAGCGACGCCGAAATGACCTTGTTTCGCGAGTATTACGCTGATCACTACATCGCCGCAGAAGCCGTGCCTTCGCCGTTGTTCGAAGGCGTAGTCGAGTCGATGGCATCGTTTCGTGAGCAGGGTTATCACCTGGCTGTCGCGACGGGCAAGAATCGTCGCGGGCTGGATCGGGTGCTCAAGGCCAATGGCTGGGAAGATTATTTCGATATCACCCGTGCTGCCGATGAAACTGCAAGCAAGCCGCATCCTCTGATGCTGGAGCAGATCCTTGCGCATTGCGGCGTGCGTGCGGAGCAGGCGCTGATGGTCGGCGATTCGTCCTTCGACCTGCTGATGGCGCGTAACGCGGGGATGGATTCGGTGGCGGTCAGTTACGGCGCGCAATCGATCGAATCGCTGCAGCAGTTCGAACCGCGCCTGTCGATCGACCGTTTTTCTGAATTACACGCCTGGCTGGCGCAGCAGGCTTAA
- the rluC gene encoding 23S rRNA pseudouridine(955/2504/2580) synthase RluC has protein sequence MTTTAPSTPGVQLLEVSPEYAGQRIDNFLLARLKGVPKTLIYRILRKGEVRVNKGRIKPEYKLQAGDIVRVPPVRVPERDEPVPLAQGLLQRLEASIVFEDKALIVINKPAGIAVHGGSGLNFGVIEAFRQLRPDAKELELVHRLDRDTSGLLMIAKKRSMLRHLHEQLRGDGVDKRYMALVRGNWATSIKKVSAPLLKSNLRSGERMVEVNEEGKEALTMFKVLRRFGDFATMVEAKPVTGRTHQIRVHTLHAGHCIAGDSKYGDEDFTKEIRDLGGKRLFLHAYMLTVPLPDGGKLTLQAPVDEMWAKTVERLSAPI, from the coding sequence ATGACAACTACTGCCCCTTCGACTCCAGGCGTTCAATTGCTTGAAGTCTCGCCGGAGTATGCCGGCCAACGAATCGACAATTTTCTCCTCGCCCGGCTCAAAGGCGTGCCCAAGACCTTGATTTACCGCATTTTGCGTAAAGGCGAAGTGCGCGTGAACAAAGGTCGGATCAAGCCCGAATACAAGCTGCAGGCCGGTGATATCGTGCGCGTGCCGCCGGTTCGCGTGCCTGAGCGCGATGAGCCGGTGCCATTGGCCCAAGGCCTGTTGCAGCGCCTCGAAGCCTCGATTGTCTTCGAAGACAAAGCCCTGATCGTGATCAACAAGCCCGCCGGCATTGCGGTTCACGGTGGTAGCGGTTTGAATTTCGGCGTGATCGAAGCCTTTCGTCAGTTGCGTCCCGATGCCAAAGAGCTGGAATTGGTTCACCGTCTCGACCGTGACACCTCCGGCCTGCTGATGATCGCCAAAAAGCGCAGCATGTTGCGTCACTTGCACGAGCAATTGCGCGGCGATGGCGTCGACAAGCGCTACATGGCGCTGGTGCGCGGCAACTGGGCGACCTCGATCAAGAAAGTCAGCGCGCCATTGCTCAAGAGCAATCTGCGTTCCGGCGAGCGCATGGTTGAAGTCAACGAAGAGGGCAAAGAAGCCCTGACCATGTTCAAGGTGCTGCGCCGTTTCGGTGATTTCGCCACCATGGTCGAGGCTAAACCGGTTACCGGCCGCACCCACCAGATTCGCGTGCACACTTTGCATGCCGGCCATTGCATTGCTGGTGACAGCAAGTACGGCGACGAGGATTTCACCAAGGAAATCCGCGATCTGGGCGGCAAGCGCCTGTTCCTGCACGCTTACATGCTGACCGTGCCGCTGCCCGATGGCGGCAAGCTGACCTTGCAGGCGCCGGTCGATGAAATGTGGGCCAAGACCGTGGAGCGATTGAGTGCGCCCATCTGA
- the rne gene encoding ribonuclease E: protein MKRMLINATQPEELRVALVDGQRLYDLDIESGAREQKKANIYKGRITRIEPSLEAAFVDFGSERHGFLPLKEISREYFKKAPEGRVNIKDVLSEGQEVIVQVEKEERGNKGAALTTFISLAGRYLVLMPNNPRAGGISRRIEGEERNELREALNGLVAPADMGLIVRTAGLGRSSEEMQWDLDYLLQLWTAIKEASLDRSAPFLIYQESNVIIRAIRDYLRQDIGEVLIDSVEAQDEALTFIRQVMPQYASKIKLYEDSVPLFNRFQIESQIETAFQRVVELPSGGSIVIDPTEALVSIDINSARATKGSDIEETALQTNLEAAEEIARQLRLRDIGGLIVIDFIDMTPAKNQRAVEEKVRECLEADRARVQIGRISRFGLLEMSRQRLRPSLGESSGIVCPRCNGTGIIRDVESLSLAILRLIEEEALKDRTAEVRAQVPIPVAAFLLNEKRNSITKIELRTRARIIILPNDHLETPHFEVQRLRDDSPEAATNQSSYEIAAAAAEVEEVQPAAATRTLVRQEAAVKTAPARANAPVPTEAAAPVAAAPAPVAAPEPSLFKGLVKSLVSLFATKEEPTAPVVVEKPASERPARNEERRNGRQQSRNRNGRRDEERKPREERAPREERAPREPREERQPREAREVREPREARTEAPATREERAPRAPREERAPRAPREDRKPRGEREERVRELREPLDAAPVAPVAAATAAVAAEERPARQPREERAPRPPREERQPRAEQAAAAVAEEEVNINEEQLPEDGSENAEGDRPRRRSRGQRRRSNRRERQRDANGNVIEGSEESEAGENAEEPSTADLAAGLAVTAAVASSVISAPAEAQAHEQAERATAAVQETAAVEAPVVEATTPVEVVAAPEVEVAPVQETLPQVEPAPVVFAEPVVETVAETVTETVREVREEQTAFNWVAEPTVTEVPAPAAEAEVPQAMVSEPVVAAAEPAPAPVVEAPVVEAPVVEAPVVAEAPAPAVEAPAPVSALTPSGRAPNDPREVRRRKREEERLQKEAELAAAAAPVAEVVEAAPAPVAEEAVVEAVIAEAPRSVQDAVEQHQEAEEKEHEPKPLV, encoded by the coding sequence ATGAAAAGAATGCTGATTAACGCAACTCAACCCGAAGAGTTGCGTGTTGCACTGGTAGATGGCCAACGCCTCTACGACCTGGACATCGAATCCGGTGCACGCGAGCAGAAGAAGGCCAACATCTATAAAGGCCGCATCACTCGCATCGAACCAAGCCTTGAGGCTGCCTTTGTCGATTTCGGCTCCGAGCGCCACGGCTTCCTGCCCCTCAAAGAAATCTCCCGCGAATACTTCAAGAAAGCCCCTGAAGGCCGCGTCAACATCAAGGACGTCCTGAGCGAAGGCCAGGAAGTCATCGTTCAGGTCGAAAAAGAAGAACGTGGCAACAAGGGCGCCGCCCTGACCACCTTCATCAGCCTGGCCGGTCGTTACCTCGTGCTGATGCCGAACAACCCGCGTGCCGGCGGTATCTCCCGTCGCATCGAAGGCGAAGAGCGCAACGAACTGCGTGAAGCGCTGAACGGTCTGGTTGCGCCAGCCGACATGGGTCTGATCGTGCGCACTGCCGGCCTGGGCCGCAGCAGCGAAGAAATGCAGTGGGACCTCGACTACCTGCTGCAACTGTGGACCGCCATCAAAGAAGCCTCGCTGGATCGCTCCGCGCCTTTCCTGATCTACCAGGAAAGCAACGTGATCATCCGCGCCATCCGCGATTACCTGCGCCAGGACATCGGCGAAGTGCTGATCGACAGCGTTGAAGCCCAGGACGAAGCCCTGACCTTCATCCGCCAGGTGATGCCGCAGTACGCCAGCAAGATCAAGCTGTACGAAGACAGCGTTCCGCTGTTCAACCGCTTCCAGATCGAAAGCCAGATCGAGACCGCTTTCCAGCGCGTCGTTGAACTGCCTTCCGGCGGCTCCATCGTTATCGATCCGACCGAAGCCCTGGTGTCCATCGACATCAACTCGGCGCGCGCCACCAAAGGCAGCGACATCGAAGAAACCGCCCTGCAGACCAACCTTGAAGCCGCCGAAGAAATCGCCCGTCAGTTGCGCCTGCGCGACATCGGCGGCCTGATCGTCATCGACTTCATCGACATGACCCCTGCCAAGAACCAGCGCGCCGTGGAAGAGAAAGTCCGCGAATGCCTGGAAGCCGACCGCGCTCGCGTGCAGATCGGCCGCATCTCGCGCTTCGGCCTGCTGGAAATGTCCCGTCAGCGCCTGCGTCCATCGCTGGGCGAAAGCAGCGGCATCGTCTGCCCGCGTTGCAACGGCACGGGCATCATCCGTGACGTTGAATCGCTGTCGCTGGCGATCCTGCGCCTGATCGAAGAAGAAGCCCTGAAAGACCGCACTGCCGAAGTCCGCGCTCAAGTGCCGATCCCGGTCGCTGCGTTCCTGCTCAACGAAAAACGCAACTCGATCACCAAGATCGAACTGCGCACCCGTGCCCGCATCATCATTCTGCCGAACGACCACCTCGAAACCCCGCATTTCGAAGTTCAGCGTCTGCGTGACGACAGCCCGGAAGCCGCGACCAACCAGTCCAGCTACGAAATCGCTGCTGCCGCTGCCGAAGTCGAAGAGGTCCAGCCAGCCGCTGCGACCCGCACCCTGGTTCGCCAGGAAGCCGCAGTCAAGACTGCGCCGGCCCGCGCCAACGCTCCGGTTCCGACCGAAGCCGCCGCACCTGTCGCCGCTGCACCGGCTCCCGTTGCTGCACCAGAGCCAAGCCTGTTCAAGGGCCTGGTGAAATCGCTGGTCAGCCTGTTCGCCACCAAAGAAGAGCCAACTGCTCCGGTTGTGGTTGAAAAACCAGCCAGCGAGCGTCCGGCCCGCAACGAAGAGCGTCGCAACGGTCGTCAGCAGAGCCGCAACCGTAACGGTCGCCGCGATGAAGAGCGCAAGCCGCGCGAAGAACGTGCACCGCGTGAAGAGCGCGCCCCACGTGAGCCGCGCGAAGAGCGTCAGCCACGCGAAGCCCGTGAAGTCCGCGAGCCTCGTGAAGCCCGTACCGAAGCACCGGCAACCCGTGAAGAACGCGCACCTCGTGCTCCGCGTGAGGAACGTGCTCCTCGTGCACCGCGCGAAGACCGCAAGCCACGTGGCGAGCGTGAAGAGCGTGTACGTGAACTGCGCGAGCCTCTGGACGCCGCTCCAGTTGCTCCAGTTGCTGCAGCCACCGCAGCCGTTGCCGCTGAAGAGCGTCCGGCCCGTCAGCCACGTGAAGAGCGCGCACCGCGTCCGCCGCGTGAAGAGCGTCAACCACGCGCCGAGCAGGCCGCTGCTGCCGTCGCTGAAGAAGAAGTGAACATCAACGAAGAGCAACTGCCGGAAGACGGTTCGGAGAACGCCGAGGGCGATCGCCCACGTCGTCGCTCGCGCGGTCAGCGTCGTCGCAGCAACCGTCGTGAGCGTCAGCGTGATGCCAACGGCAACGTGATCGAAGGTTCGGAAGAATCCGAAGCCGGCGAAAACGCTGAAGAGCCAAGCACTGCCGATCTGGCTGCCGGCCTGGCGGTGACTGCTGCTGTTGCCAGCAGCGTGATCAGCGCTCCGGCTGAAGCACAAGCTCACGAGCAAGCAGAGCGCGCCACTGCCGCCGTTCAGGAAACTGCTGCTGTGGAAGCGCCGGTTGTTGAAGCGACCACTCCGGTAGAAGTGGTTGCTGCTCCGGAAGTCGAAGTCGCACCGGTTCAGGAAACCCTGCCTCAGGTCGAGCCAGCGCCAGTTGTGTTCGCCGAACCGGTGGTTGAAACCGTCGCTGAAACCGTGACCGAAACCGTGCGTGAAGTTCGCGAAGAACAAACCGCTTTCAACTGGGTTGCCGAGCCAACCGTGACTGAAGTACCAGCACCTGCTGCTGAAGCTGAAGTCCCGCAAGCGATGGTTTCCGAGCCAGTGGTTGCGGCTGCCGAACCTGCTCCAGCGCCAGTCGTTGAAGCACCGGTTGTTGAAGCTCCGGTCGTCGAGGCGCCTGTAGTGGCCGAAGCACCAGCCCCGGCAGTTGAAGCACCGGCTCCGGTCAGCGCCCTGACGCCAAGCGGCCGCGCGCCGAACGACCCGCGTGAAGTGCGTCGTCGCAAGCGTGAAGAAGAGCGTCTGCAGAAGGAAGCCGAACTGGCTGCCGCTGCTGCTCCTGTTGCTGAAGTGGTCGAGGCAGCGCCTGCCCCGGTCGCTGAAGAAGCGGTTGTCGAAGCAGTGATCGCTGAAGCGCCACGCTCCGTTCAGGACGCGGTCGAGCAGCACCAAGAGGCCGAGGAAAAAGAACACGAGCCTAAACCACTCGTGTAA
- a CDS encoding nucleotidyltransferase family protein — translation MSRSIAVIVLAAGEGSRFRQVAGADKDKLLADCTGRDGAVRSVIEQVLVNLPADLDKRVLVTTEARPQAMRMAQAYGCEVVSIESTGMGDSIAAGVAACPDADGWLIVLGDMPFILPSSIERVVAAIADDAVSVPVQDGEFGHPVGFGRSFGLGLQGLSGDRGARPLFKQGRVVEIAVDDPGVLWDIDVPEALVFASS, via the coding sequence ATGAGTCGATCCATTGCAGTGATTGTGCTGGCAGCGGGCGAGGGCAGTCGCTTTCGCCAGGTGGCGGGTGCCGACAAAGACAAGTTGCTGGCGGATTGCACTGGTCGTGATGGTGCGGTGCGTTCGGTGATCGAGCAGGTGTTGGTGAATCTGCCGGCCGATCTTGATAAGCGCGTCCTGGTGACGACTGAGGCGCGGCCGCAGGCGATGCGCATGGCGCAGGCTTATGGCTGTGAGGTTGTTTCGATCGAGTCGACCGGAATGGGTGACAGCATTGCCGCCGGGGTTGCAGCTTGCCCGGATGCCGATGGCTGGTTGATTGTGCTGGGTGATATGCCGTTTATCTTGCCGTCGAGTATCGAGCGGGTGGTTGCGGCGATTGCTGACGATGCGGTGAGCGTGCCGGTGCAGGATGGCGAGTTTGGCCATCCGGTGGGGTTTGGGCGGTCGTTTGGTTTGGGGTTGCAGGGGTTGAGCGGTGATCGCGGGGCCAGGCCTTTGTTCAAGCAGGGCAGGGTGGTGGAGATTGCTGTCGATGATCCAGGTGTGCTGTGGGATATCGATGTGCCTGAGGCTTTGGTTTTTGCCTCGTCTTGA
- a CDS encoding XdhC family protein, protein MDSVDLNVLRSVLEWRRAGQRVVLFSVVQTWGTAPRAPGAMLALREDGVVIGSVSGGCVEDDLIARLHDGRIATDGPPVQLITYGVTREEAARFGLPCGGTLRLTEERVGDPAWVAELLARCEAHEIVARELNIDTGEVFLSPASKSDSLEFDGKTLRAIYGPRWRLLLIGAGQLSRYVADMARLLDFEVLICDPRTEFVYGWEEHHGRFVPGMPDDAVLSIQTDERTAIVALTHDPRLDDMALLTALDSPAFYVGALGSRVNSQKRRENLAQLGLSVQAIDRLHGPIGLHIGSHSPAEIALSLLAEIVAIKNGVELKQKKTLEGA, encoded by the coding sequence ATGGACAGCGTCGACCTCAATGTCCTGCGCAGCGTCCTCGAATGGCGCCGCGCCGGACAGCGGGTGGTGCTGTTCAGTGTGGTGCAAACCTGGGGCACGGCGCCCCGCGCACCCGGTGCCATGTTGGCGTTGCGCGAGGATGGCGTGGTGATTGGTTCGGTGTCGGGCGGGTGTGTCGAGGATGACTTGATCGCCCGTCTGCACGACGGCCGCATCGCTACCGACGGGCCGCCGGTGCAGTTGATCACTTATGGCGTGACGCGAGAGGAGGCGGCGCGTTTTGGCTTGCCTTGCGGCGGCACGTTGCGCCTGACCGAAGAGCGCGTTGGCGATCCGGCGTGGGTTGCCGAACTATTGGCCCGTTGCGAGGCCCACGAGATTGTTGCTCGCGAGTTGAACATCGACACCGGTGAAGTGTTTCTGTCCCCGGCAAGTAAATCCGATTCGCTGGAATTCGATGGCAAAACCCTGCGCGCCATTTACGGCCCGCGCTGGCGTCTGTTGTTGATCGGTGCCGGGCAGTTGTCGCGCTACGTCGCGGACATGGCGCGACTGCTGGATTTCGAAGTGCTGATCTGCGATCCACGCACCGAGTTTGTCTACGGCTGGGAAGAGCATCACGGACGCTTCGTCCCGGGCATGCCGGATGACGCGGTGTTGAGCATTCAGACCGATGAGCGCACAGCGATTGTCGCGTTGACCCATGATCCGCGTCTGGACGACATGGCGTTACTGACGGCGCTGGATTCGCCAGCCTTCTATGTGGGGGCGCTCGGCTCGCGGGTCAACAGTCAGAAGCGCCGGGAGAATCTGGCTCAGCTAGGCTTGTCGGTACAAGCGATCGATCGACTGCATGGCCCGATCGGTTTGCACATTGGCAGTCATTCGCCGGCGGAAATTGCCTTGTCCCTGCTGGCAGAAATCGTCGCGATCAAGAACGGCGTCGAGTTGAAGCAGAAGAAAACACTGGAGGGCGCATGA